TGCCTTATGTTTGGCTTCGATTTTGGGCCATCTCATTgcttattttgtcatatttttattttgtttttaagtattttgtcttgtttctaaatatttaatttttaaatacaaatatattttattttaactatttaatattttatacgtaatattttctacatcattgaaataattaaaaattttaaaaaatataaaataatataactattcTACGCGGTTAAtccatatattacattatttgaataatgtatttaaatttatcacatcCAATAGaacaactaacaaaaaatattgttaatccgttattagagtgcatttaattatttttaaaagtgtatttacataaattattttttttttcatttccatacatatataattagaaaataatatttattttaatccactcacaactaaataaattatatatatttttatacatatatatatgaatatatataaaagagacataatttgacaatgaacagtattttttgtctccccactacccaacatcaaacataacatacttattttatattatctccaaaaacaaatccaaacatacacactatctctaacttatttttatttatctttgtttttctctctctatctccacaaaatacccaaaaacaagttaaaaacaaaaccaaacataatgcaCTTGGTTTGTAATGATAGTACAACTTTCCACTAATTTCAAAAAGTGCTAGGACTCATGAAACCACAATAAGGTGATAGCATAACACACTACACCATTTCCGATGAAAAAGTTTGGAGTATCAAACACTTTTGATTTAATCTATTATGGGCTCTACATTTGAACTTGGACTTTCCAAGTGAgagtttatgttttttatgaCTTCAAGATCTAATCACAATATTCATTACGCATATATAAGCAAGTAGAGCACTATAAGCAgcatatccaaaataaaaccaaGCACACCACATGGACGATCATGAATCCGTCCTATGGAATCCACTGAACGCCTAGTGGACCATTTGTCAATCTAAGGGTTGCAATTGATAGTAGTCCATACTATTACAAAGATTGTATCCGACACAATCATGGGCCTTGCTCTTCTTCAATTGGACTCCCACCAATAGTCTCCATCTTCATAGCTTTCTCgccaaattacaatttacaacAAAATGAAATCTTGAGTCTGATCTACTCTAGTTACAActtaaatgaagaaattgcAATCATAGGTCATGGGAGGTACATAGAAGGTCGAAAGAAGCTTTATTATTCCAAGACAATAGATAAGAGGGagtgaattaaataaatatataggcCTCATCAAATGtacaataacaaataaatgaataaatcaCATGGGTTAAAGACTTCAAGATCATCCTCGTTTCTTATTCATCACATAAATAACAAACAAATATGTTATACTGAAGCATATATCAAATGTACGCCGATATTCAATATcatatacatttatttcatATCACAAAActcattatttcaaaattaaaattaacaattagtttcaaaattagaatttggAAACAACATGGACCTCCCAAGTagagttttaatttataagtataatataacaattaaaactctaattttTCAGCAAATTCTAATATAACAATATGACTTGGGTTCGAAAGCCCGCTATGTCACAACAATAGTTTTGCACTGGTGCATGACAGCCATGCAAGCTCGAGTGGGGGCATGTGTGCATGATCGTCCTGTGTGCAGGACTATGCCGATGCGTCCGCACATTACTGTTGTGAGCGGTCGTGAGGTAAACGtcatttttctgaaaaactaaaaataaaattaagactTAACatttaaatcaagcccaaaaCTTTAAATCTCAATAATCACGTACCTTTTAACATATAAACCAAATTTGAAACAATAACAACAAACATtctattaaagtaaaataaagtaaagcacataaatgcacataaatCAACTAGTCAAGTGTACGAAGCAGACTCTGATTCCACTTGAAGGAATCGGTACAACCCCAGGACATTAAATGATCATAAaagtgataaataaaatattaaaagggATCATATCTCACATCAAGCTAGCTATTCGTGCACTTGGACAACATCTAGTTAATGCAAGTCAAAGGGTACATACATCTTGAAGAGTAGTATAGTGTTCTAGCTTCAAAATCACTCCTCCAACAATTGTTTCTTGCTTTGTCCACTCAAGTGCTAAACAAAGCTCTTTCTAGCAAGTCCACAAAAAGCACCAACTTGTGTCTCTTTGAGCCTTGCTAGAAACTCAAGTGAGTGGGACTAGAACAACAATTTTATGAAGTAGAAAGTGTTCTAGGTTTATTAAGAAAGTTTGAAAGAATTTCAAGCTCTTAAGAAAAGGATGAAAGAGATATAACTCTTTGGAAGTAGAGAGATACAAGAGactgagaaaaaaaatataaatacacataCGTTGCAAACACCCACAAATGTCCAGCCACTGGCTTGCTTCAAATCAATGGTAGTGAGCTCCACCCATGAGGATGCAAGCTCTTAATCAAGTGCCTTTAATGCATGATAAGTCACTGTGGTCCCTTGAGGCTTgaatacaatttaaattaaacaccCTTTGACTTtggattaataattaattgatttgatcaaTTAATTTGAAGTCGAAAtcaaatctttatttaattcttcaatCTAAGATGAATTAATCCTGCAACCCAAACATTTAATTAATGCAATTAGTTAACCCTTTGGGTTTATCAAATTAGACCTCAATtgaataatccaattattcaaattattaatttaactcTTAAAAATTAATCCCGTATATCTTTTGGATCAATTCGATAATTAATTgtcattcaaaattaattctccAATTAAGTTCCCATAACGTTGTTAGTGTTTTGTGTGTAACACCTATATGTCCACTTTGTCGAGAATAGGGGttgtatcatatatataatttaatttgataaccAACTTGctctatattaattgaatcgtATTGAATTAATCATTGTTGATCAACTCATTAATCTAAGATTGCCTATTACTATGAGTGGTTATCTAGCAAAGATAAATGACACtagagaacaaaaaaaattgatgtgaaTCTTTAACTGCAGGTACCATACAGATATGATCCTTCCATCAAGCTATCTCCAGATCAAATTTTAGGgtacaaaattctaatttgcTTCTCACACTTGGTTTCGATAACTTTGATTCCAATCTTGATTGTGTTTATCATTATCAACATGGGAAACTATTTCTCTATTTAACCAATAGTTGTTGCCACAGATTTTGATATTAACATAGTTTAGAGGACGTTTGAGATCACCATAATCTCATAATAGGTGATGGATTCTTTTTCAGAGTGTACCAACTTCAATGTAAGTTCTGATTGCACTGCTGTAGAGGCTTTGACAACCACGCTACAGTCACATTAGTTAGGACCAAGATACATCCGCCCCATACACTAGGCTACCATAGCTCCTTAGGTTGGAGGACTAATTCCGTACTATTGCAACTTAGGAGCTTCTAATCATACCGATCATGTCACATGAGCCTCCATAAGAAAACTCGTGTGACTCAATTCAGTGAACTTGACAACTCACTTGTCAATCACccaataaaatgtataaacgTCACTCGTCGATCGTTGATGAAACGTGACACTCATCACATGGATGCATCACTTAGTGCATGTCTCTAAAGAACTCtcttcaatattaattttttatgattctCGACTTCGAATGTTTCAGACCGACcctcaaaatttgatttcacAGTTTTCATCAAATGCATgacataatttcattaatttaattaatctgtAAGCTTTGTTCATAAAATGCAGTAACAACATTTATATAACATGGCAAGTATGGctaaagattaaaatatatttatgatatttaacATACATCAAATAAGATTATGGAAAGTAGATTACAAAATAACCAACTCATTGACTTTCTGGTCATCTACACTAACAACAAGGGGGaccaaaatcattttattaatatgactataaaggtaattttctaGTAAGACTCATAATCTGAGCTATACGTGCCTCAAAACgggttaaattttgaattatctcAAAAGACTATAGATTTTGTCTCAAAAATCCGTAACATCTGGTAAAATGTAAAGTATAAACaaaactcaaaatatttaaggaAACGGTTGAACAATAGTCCAAATGGTAGAATTTTGGAATAAACAGTGGTCCCTCGCAACAAAAGTGGTGAGGGGTTATGTTCCACTCAAATAGATGATCGTATGTATAGATAGATTATCCGGTAACTCTTTCCAGAGTAAGAGCACGTTATGGCTGTTTGAGggaccaaaaatttaatttttctataagcATCATAATCTAAGCTATACATGCCTAAAAATGGGTTAAAGTTCGAACTATCTcaaaagattataaatttggTCTAAAAGTTCCTTAACATCCTCACTATAACTTGGTAAAATATAAGGTCTAAAAGaccaatacaaaaaaatataaaatttaaataaatccgttgaaaaattaaaatatttaaggaaATACTTGGACAATGGTTGAAATGACAGAATTTTGGAATGAACAATGGTCCCTTAAACAAAAGTGGTGAGGGGTTATATTCTTCTCCAAAAGATGATCGCGTGCATAGGTTGATTATCCCATAACTCTTTCTAGAGTAAAAGTACGTTATGGTTGTTTGAAGTTCCACCATCAAATTACATCATTCAAGCCCTATGCTTTCGGCTTTCATCGATCCAAACGCTTCTAAAATGCAACCTCCTCTTGTTTCACTTTAttcagattttatttttaaaaattatttttatggagCCTTATTTAGTCGTACACCATTAAGGTTCACAACATATGATCTAGTTTAGATTTATTCTTCGAACATTTCTCAAATATCTTTTacgggtaaattacaatgacttCCACtgagtttgacataattatgaatacccctggttgtttgtaaaattaccaatatccccctgattttaatgaccgtctaacaattagcaaaatttattagattttttcatccattttttatggtgaattgatcaaaatgccattgtggattaaaaaatgataattttgtctatcttttgaaaatttctgacttttttttttatggactaagcgatttttaatttatgattttgaaaactttttcatTCACCCCAttcgatttatttataagtttttaattttttaaaaaataaaaaaatacaataagggcagaattaataatttcatacctccatcaaagtattatataagttcatcaaatattagagtaatatttataattttttaaataatgaggaTGTATCCATAAATACGACATACCTCATGagaggttgttgtaatttattcaatcTTTTATTGTAGGTTATGAGAAATGTCTAGTGAAGTTGCATGGGTGCGAGCGTCTAAATTTGTAAAGTGTATTAATGTTATTTAAAGTCAGAACATATATGCTTTTGtgttcttttatatattatgtatgttaccaaagttaaataatatatgtggaagtttttgtaaatttttctttgcatTTAGTTTATGGTAACAAAATGCCCTTAccatttacacccctaaattatttctattacaatcattctcctaaaatataatttaaattgttgtaaaaaatttatttgaaataaatactatccataagttttgattttataattaatatagaatttgtacaaattctataaattaacaatCCTTATATTGTTTACATagctattaaaatatttacataatttttgcttgtattgtcatatatattgaactagtttttttaaaaaataaattatcaatatacaTTTAGAATATTACATTGAACatctatatacatacatgtacTCTAAAATGTGCcatctataatattttacaattttgagtaatgatatgatatattttaattatacatacatgtaattggataaaattcataagttatgtaacataatttttataaaattatagcttTTGTTCTCAAATATCACATCCATCATTAATGAGAGAGTATTTGAAACTTATGGAAAATGTTGGAAAGTGTACAAGTAAGTCATccaagaatttaataaaattaaattgagatacaaaatttataacgTTATGGAGTAAATATAGCCACTTAAGTTGCACCAAAGAAAAAGTGGGAGCAGTTCGTATATTTAAGACAAGATGggctttttatttatttttatatcctTCAAACATGCAAAGATGAATTGGTATACATCCAAATAAAGCAGTTTGCTATAAAGACAAGCCCAAAACCATAttcaaaaacacaaacacacacaagaCACACATACAAACTCCGTCATTTATCAAGAGGCGTTGAATCAAGTCGTCAACTCTTATATTGCTGCAACAGCTTGGAATCTTGGTTCTTTaggttgaaatttttgttcaagATAAACCGACATGTAGTCTCCGAACACAAACTTAGGATACTTAGCAGCATCTTTCACCTTGTTCTCCACCTTAGCATCGAGCAATTGTGGAGCAGGCTGAATGGTGGCCTTGAGTGATGGATTGTAGAATGAAGCAATTGATCTCCTTTGCCCATCTGTTTGGGGCACAACACGGTGTAAAATACTCTTGTACCTCCCATTACTCAAAACTTCAATTTGGTCACCTGTGTTGATGACTATAGCATTTTTCAAAGGTTGAACATCTGTCCAAACCCCATCTTTCAACATCTGGAGTCCCTTCACCTCATCATCCTGGAAGAGCAAGACAACGCCCCCAGCATCCGTGTGGGCTCGAAGAGCATTTACCTTCTCCGGGTGGGGGCATGGTGGATAGTGGCTCACCTTGGTGCCAAAAAATGCTGCATTGTCTACTCCACCATCAAAAGCATTCTTGATGTATCCTTTCGTCAAGCCTAAGTTTTCATCCATTATTTCCATGACTTTGTGCCCCAGTTTTTTCAATTCAGCTCGGTATTCCTTCATGGTTTTCCTATTGCCAAAATTATGATTAGATAAACTACTAGGTAATATTTAAGTTTAATGTTTGTATGGAAATATTTCCATTCggctaaaattttatttgttgtattcatatataaaccaaacctaaactaataaaagttacttttatttttataatgtttcATTTAAGTTGTAGGCATACTTACGTGATGTAACGgcctgattttttttttattcagaGAAAGTTCCAACTTTTTAGTGTTTAAAACATATAGAAGCACCCATTTGAAAATGACAACATTCCTCAAAGTGAAACAtaagaaaaacattaaaagaaaaatggcgTTTACTTGAAACCAATGGTCTTTGATGGCCACtcttcatcattttcatctGAGAGTAGGAAAACATCCTCCCAATCCACATTCTCTATTTTCTCATCACTATTCTTCTCAACCAGCTCATTCAACAACTGCACTGGTTTTGAGTTTTTGAAATCTGCCTCCCTTTCCAATTTATAGCATTCAGTGGCCACCTTTTTCACCCTGTCCAGGAGCTCTTCAGAGATGCCATGATTGATTAGCTATTGTAATCAAGAAATCAATTAGACAACATAGcatacaacaaaaaagaagcTATATTTTACACCATGTAAGTACCTGAAAAAATCCCCACTCTTGACAGTAACGATCAATCAGAGCCAAAGTATCGACTCTCTCCTTTCCATCAACctttgaaaaatcaacaactgGAATCCCCATTGGTGATAAGTCTAAGAAACTTACTAACTTAAGTACACAAACTAAGAACTTTTTCTTATTG
This Sesamum indicum cultivar Zhongzhi No. 13 linkage group LG5, S_indicum_v1.0, whole genome shotgun sequence DNA region includes the following protein-coding sequences:
- the LOC105162912 gene encoding 1-aminocyclopropane-1-carboxylate oxidase 5-like, with the protein product MGIPVVDFSKVDGKERVDTLALIDRYCQEWGFFQLINHGISEELLDRVKKVATECYKLEREADFKNSKPVQLLNELVEKNSDEKIENVDWEDVFLLSDENDEEWPSKTIGFKKTMKEYRAELKKLGHKVMEIMDENLGLTKGYIKNAFDGGVDNAAFFGTKVSHYPPCPHPEKVNALRAHTDAGGVVLLFQDDEVKGLQMLKDGVWTDVQPLKNAIVINTGDQIEVLSNGRYKSILHRVVPQTDGQRRSIASFYNPSLKATIQPAPQLLDAKVENKVKDAAKYPKFVFGDYMSVYLEQKFQPKEPRFQAVAAI